From the Anoplopoma fimbria isolate UVic2021 breed Golden Eagle Sablefish chromosome 14, Afim_UVic_2022, whole genome shotgun sequence genome, one window contains:
- the LOC129102147 gene encoding nipped-B-like protein — protein MNGDMPHVPITTLAGIASLTDLLNQLPLPSPLPATTAKSLLYNGRISEEVSSLLVCRDENLVTQLAHSLNQVSTEHIELKDNLGNDEPEGDMPMLLQTLLSRNPKIFRDKSVMQQPIMQQYKVSQNQVHGSPGSNYQQTTVPQSPSGCFTSPQSGSGARFAPQQNSPIPSPYTPQSPADYMQYNPPSYSQHQQTQQVRNIHDNKVSGQLSSTSSNHNARLGSDEDYINMAHRLGNEENDPSMRAAMFPVKSPGSVCSPAGSEETAKTGSRPPLIMQSPPPDIPPVAEPDQHLTSADRKKKQKERSKEENELSDMDPSEDLPPRQRVDSEHESDLTNNYHNQLSRTAPDLSHKFGAEEQTNRKQFPVRPNSKESGVVSRVVFDDAEMDTLAEIERIERESASEKERWSKEVQDKDKPLKKRKQDTYPQESGAESSDGPTVQGGNSDSKLRTKKTNAASNGGSRPALMVSIDLQQAGRMIGQPVVVLEAQTFCEEQLQHLKTKTDGKLEKVAENRPGIIRQHADNPKKSCSDGQPEAPKQKPESRRESKHRHDSKTVGGKKHPDDRRPDTPRQKHDKHSDLCNKEEKNHNISRSHVSNPETPKTISKGERNSKHGEGKAKNRDRDKDRDKDKVGDRDRENNREKDRDKDKDRDREKVGDRDDRNKEREKDKDRDRDKDRDKDRVRDKDRDRDNDRDRDKNREKDRDKDKDIDKDGDKHRDRDKDRDRKHKMLRENCNKHSPDRPTKPDSPRVKQDESRKSTDLNGRQKTESSSLQNAQSKKDRKSGDGSCQAGNKPQTLETKPCEFPSYLLGGKSGTLKNFVIPKLKRDGNDLQLPNKLIESWSEPLVKLERLSLIKNINKGAKPVVVLNKLNIDEVKKIIKDSRNAHSPRSRSLDKSGRENKRKHSMISKKSKYAELDEDEGEDKNEDEDDHDHDDEDYSDNESPKKKSKKDHNKSCKQEERRGSGQHRSGGSNAARRGSSSRHRSPNGSEEDSPSPSLRDVAKKLKKKEKQKNKKVYDSKMTPEEKMGSSTFKRFTTNMNNILESLEDVDLTAADDDEIPEELLLGKHHLSELGSDSAKIKAMCIFSKCSTKKLVKLLNILEKNIQDSVKLSTLMNHENDSVDEERLWRDLIMERVAKSADACLTALNIMTSPHMPKAVYIEDVIERVLQYTKYHLQNSLYPQYDPVYRKGGMHTSKSKRAKISTHKQKVVVMLYDKVCDIVSSISELLEIQLLTDTTILQVSTLGITPFFVENVSELQLCAITLVTAVFSRYEKHRQLILEEIFTSLARLPTSKRSLRNFRLNSDSEDEPVYIQMVTALVLQLIQCVVRLPSERDAEVEHNKKVDKEVFITNSYETAMRTAQNFLSVFLKKCGSKQGEDDYRPLFENFVHDLLSAVNRPEWPAAELLLSLLGRLLVHQFSNKQTEMALRVASLDYLGTVASSLRKDAVNSNMDQKAIDRILKETQGSDEIQKLQTALLGYLNENVETDPSLVFARKFYIAQWFRDTITEVEKAVKSQNDDEDFRGRHDSMDVDSTEEIVQRAETRKKFLRKVMKTSPSDLSSSSINSDTVAYEDSCLIVRYLASMRPFSQSFDIYLSQILRVLGESAIAVRTKAMKCLSEVVAVDPSILARLDMQRGVHCRLMDNSTSVREAAVELLGRFVLSRPELIEQYYDMLIERILDTGISVRKRVIKILRDICLELPDFHRITEMCVKMIRRVNDEEGIKKLVNETFQKIWFTPTPSHDKNAMTRKILNITDVVSACKDSGYDWFEQLLQNLLKSEEQASYKPAKKACVQLVDNLVEHILKYEESIADCEDKGVNSGRLVACSTTLYLFSKIRAQLMVKHAMTMQPYLTTKCNTQNDFMVICNVAKILELVIPLMEQPSETFLTTLEEDLMKLIIKYGMTVVQHSVSCLGAVVNKVTHNYKFVWACFNRYYGALAKLKTQHQEDPNSSTLAANKPTLLRSLFTVGALCRHFDFDQEEFKGANKIIIKDKVLELLLYFTTHEDEEVQIKAITGLGFQFIMHPELMFVQDVKVLYNNTLSDEKSLVTLKIQVLKNLQTYLQDEDSRMQEADREWKQQSKQEDLKEMGDISSGMSSSIMQIYLKQVLESFFHSQSTVRHFALSVITLTLSQGLVHPVQCVPYLIAMGTDPEPTMKNKADQQLVDIDKKYSGFIHMKAVAGLKMSYQVQQAINGSKGAVIRGFRHDDSDTSLCSHLYTLVRGNRQYRRAFLISMLNLFDDSSKTEVNMLLFVADNLACFPYQTQDEPLFIMHHVDITLSVSGSNLLQSFKESLQKGPVQKEKKTTTKKMKTKKKKKKKKKKKPQRRKHGSDDDDNDEDEEDDDDDEEEDDEQSSSTSSSSDEDEEVVHMQKKPAHSDSDADMDDEDAVMDRLPENPNPLLDFASASQGILLLLVLKQHLKNLYGFSDSKIQKYSPTEAAKIYDKAVNRKSKVHFNPRQTLDYLKRNLASTDLSDETKRNIVKQYLDFKVLMEHLDRDEEDQEGEASANARNKAITSLLKVPKSSSNQNHSKTEPAPAPVETDEEESEEENPPVPQQKQKKAKESAEDTGNMNERVKAMDIIAICCPKYKDRPQIARVIQRIKTGYSIHWMTGSYSSPWAEVKKREGRKKVPWVDTITESDIIYKKISLTSGQKLTNKVVQTLRVLYAAKDGD, from the exons AGAGTTGAAGGACAACTTGGGGAACGATGAACCAGAGGGTGACATGCCAATGCTTCTACAAACGTTGCTGTCCAGGAACCCCAAAATCTTCAGGGACAAAA GTGTAATGCAGCAGCCAATTATGCAACAGTATAAGGTGTCTCAGAATCAGGTGCATGGGAGTCCAGGATCAAACTATCAGCAAACCACTGTCCCTCAAAGCCCCTCTGG ATGCTTTACATCCCCACAGTCTGGATCAGGTGCTCGGTTCGCGCCCCAGCAGAACAGCCCTATACCCAGTCCCTATACCCCTCAGAGTCCTGCAGACTACATGCAGTACAATCCACCCAGTTACTCTCAACACCAACAGACACAGCAAG TTAGAAATATCCATGACAACAAGGTCTCTGGTCAGCTATCAAGTACTTCATCTAATCATAATGCGAGACTAGGCTCAGATGAAGACTATATCAACATGGCTCACAGACTGGGAAATGAG GAGAATGACCCCTCCATGAGGGCTGCCATGTTTCCAGTTAAATCACCAGGGTCTGTGTGTTCCCCTGCTGGGAGTGAAGAGACTGCAAAAA cagGGTCCAGGCCTCCCCTTATCATGCAGTCCCCTCCACCTGATATCCCACCAGTTGCAGAACCTGACCAGCACCTTACCTCTGCTGACcgcaaaaaaaagcagaaagaaaggagtaaagaagaaaatgag CTTTCAGACATGGATCCATCCGAAGATCTTCCTCCGAGGCAACGCGTTGATTCAGAACATGAAAGTGATTTGACGAATAATTATCACAACCAGCTGTCAAGGACTGCCCCGGACCTGTCACACAAGTTCGGCGCTGAGGAGCAGACAAACCGTAAGCAGTTTCCTGTTCGGCCCAATAGCAAGGAGTCTGGAGTCGTGAGTAGGGTTGTGTTTGATGATGCAGAGATGGACACACTGGCAGAAATCGAGAGAATAGAACGGGAGTCGGCCAGTGAGAAAGAACGATGGTCTAAAGAAGTCCAGGATAAAG ATAAGCCACTGAAGAAACGGAAGCAAGACACGTATCCTCAGGAATCCGGAGCTGAGTCAAGTGACGGGCCGACTGTACAAGGGGGCAACTCGGATAGCAAGTTGAGAACCAAGAAGACGAATGCTGCAAGTAACGGTGGCAGTCGGCCTGCTTTGATGGTCAGTATTGATCTGCAGCAAGCTGGCAGAATGATAGGACAGCCTGTAGTGGTCTTGGAAGCACAGACGTTCTGTGAGGAACAGCTACAGCACCTAAAGACAAAGACTGATGGAAAGCTAGAGAAAGTTGCTGAAAACAGACCTGGGATCATCAGACAGCATGCTGACAACCCCAAGAAGTCTTGCTCAGACGGGCAACCAGAAGCCCCCAAACAGAAGCCGGAAAGTCGACGGGAATCCAAACACAGACATGACAGCAAAACTGTCGGCGGCAAGAAACATCCGGATGACAGACGGCCAGACACACCGCGGCAGAAACATGACAAGCATTCAGACTTGTGcaacaaagaggaaaagaacCACAACATTAGCAGATCCCATGTGAGCAACCCTGAGACTCCAAAAACAATTAGCAAGGGGGAGCGCAATTCCAAACATGGAGAAGGCAAAGCCAAGAACAGAGATAGAGATAAGGACAGAGATAAAGACAAAGTTGGAGATAGAGATAGGgaaaataacagagaaaaagatAGAGACAAGGATAaggacagagatagagagaaagttGGAGATCGAGATGATAGGAataaggaaagagaaaaagataaagatagagaTAGGGATAAGGACAGAGATAAAGATAGAGTTAGGGATAAGGACAGAGATAGAGATAATGATAGAGATAGGGAtaagaacagagaaaaagataGAGATAAGGACAAGGACATAGATAAAGATGGGGATAAACACAGAGATAGGGATAAGGACAGAGATAGGAAGCACAAGATGTTAAGGGAAAACTGCAACAAACACTCTCCTGACAGGCCAACTAAACCTGACAGCCCGAGAGTGAAACAAGACGAAAGTAGAAAGTCTACTGACCTTAATGGTcgacagaagacagagagttCCAGCCTTCAAAACGCACAAAGTAAGAAAGACAGGAAAAGTGGGGACGGCAGCTGCCAAGCTGGAAACAAACCGCAGACGCTTGAGACAAAACCTTGCGAGTTCCCCTCATACCTGCTGGGTGGCAAGTCAGGAACTCTGAAGAACTTTGTGATTCCTAAATTAAAACGGGATGGGAATGATCTTCAACTTCCAAACAAATTGATTGAGAGCTGGAGTGAACCCCTGGTCAAGCTCGAGAGATTGTCATTGATAAAGAACATAAACAAAGGGGCAAAGCCTGTCGTTGTGCTCAACAAGCTCAATATTGACGAAGTAAAAAAGATCATTAAGGATAGCAGGAACGCACACAGCCCCAGATCCAGATCCCTCGACAAATCAGGGAGAG AGAACAAGCGAAAACACAGTATGATCAGTAAGAAATCCAAGTACGCTGAGTTGGAcgaagatgaaggagaagataaaaatgaagatgaagatgaccATGACCATGACGATGAGGATTACTCTGACAATGAGT CTCCAAAGAAAAAGTCCAAGAAAGATCACAACAAGTCATGTAagcaggaagagaggaggggttCTGGACAGCACCGAAGCGGAGGTTCGAATGCTGCTCGCCGGGGGTCCAGTAGCCGTCACCGGAGTCCAAATGGTTCAGAGGAAGACTCTCCATCACCAAGCTTGCGTGATG TTGCcaaaaaattgaagaaaaaggagaaacaaaaaaacaagaaggtgTATGATTCCAAGATGACACCAGAAG AAAAGATGGGCTCCTCCACGTTTAAGAGATTCACAACAAACATGAACAACATTCTTGAGAGCCTCGAGGATGTGGACCTCACCGCCGCAG ATGATGATGAGATACCCGAAGAGCTCTTACTTGGAAAGCACCACTTGAGCGAGCTAGGCAGTGATTCTGCTAAGATCAAAGCTATGTGCATCTTCAGCAAG TGTTCGACTAAGAAACTGGTTAAACTGTTGAATATCCTCGAGAAGAACATTCAGGACAGCGTCAAACTCTCCACGCTAATGAATCAT GAAAATGATTCCGTGGATGAGGAGCGGTTGTGGCGTGACCTTATCATGGAGCGGGTTGCTAAGTCTGCTGATGCCTGTTTGACTGCACTCAACATCATGACATCTCCACACATGCCCAAAGCAGTCTATATAGAAGATGTGATTGAGAGGGTGCTGCAGTACACCAAGTACCATCTGCAAAACTCTCTGTACCCTCAGTATGACCCAGTCTACAGAAAAG GTGGCATGCATACTTCAAAATCCAAGAGAGCAAAGATTTCCACCCATAAACAGAAGGTAGTAGTCATGCTCTACGACAAAGTGTGTGATATTGTTAGCAGTATCTCAGAGCTCCTGGAGATCCAGCTGCTCACTGACACCACTATTCTCCAG GTGTCCACGCTGGGCATTACACCTTTTTTCGTGGAGAATGTCAGTGAACTGCAGTTATGTGCCATCACACTTGTGACAGCA GTGTTCTCTCGTTACGAGAAGCACAGGCAGCTCATTCTTGAAGAGATCTTCACCTCTCTAGCTAGACTTCCAACTAGTAAACGCAGCCTCAGGAACTTTAG GCTAAACAGTGATTCAGAGGACGAGCCCGTGTATATCCAGATGGTCACAGCACTGGTGCTTCAGCTCATCCAGTGTGTGGTTCGCCTTCCCTCAGAGAGGGACGCAGAAGTTGAACATAATAAGAAG GTGGATAAAGAAGTCTTCATCACAAACTCTTATGAAACTGCCATGAGGACAGCTCAGAACTTCCTATCGGTGTTTCTCAAGAA gtgtggcAGTAAGCAGGGAGAGGATGACTACAGGCCTCTGTTTGAGAACTTTGTTCATGACCTGCTGTCTGCAGTCAACAGGCCTGAGTGGCCTGCAGCTGAACTGCTGCTCAGTTTACTCGGCCGGCTGTTG GTGCACCAGTTCAGTAACAAGCAGACAGAAATGGCGCTCAGGGTGGCATCGCTGGACTACCTCGGCACTGTCGCTTCCAGCCTGCGCAAAGACGCTGTCAATAGCAACATGGACCAAAAGGCTATTGACCGCATCCTCAAAGAG ACTCAAGGCAGTGATGAGATCCAGAAACTCCAGACGGCCTTGCTGGGCTACCTAAATGAGAACGTTGAGACGGATCCATCTCTAGTC TTCGCCAGGAAGTTTTACATCGCTCAGTGGTTCAGGGACACTATAACTGAGGTAGAGAAAGCGGTGAAGTCTCAAAATGACGATGAGGACTTCAGAGGTCGACATGATTCCATGGACGTTGACTCAACTGAGGAGATCGTGCAGAGGGCAGAGACACGAAAGAAATTCCTTCGCAAGGTCATGAAGACATCACCATCAGATTTGAGTTCTTCAAG cataAACTCTGACACAGTAGCCTATGAGGACTCATGCCTGATTGTCAGATATCTGGCCTCCATGAGGCCGTTTTCACAGAgctttgatatttatttatcacag ATTCTGAGAGTGCTGGGTGAGAGTGCCATCGCAGTCAGAACTAAAGCCATGAAGTGTCTGTCTGAAGTGGTAGCTGTGGATCCAAGTATTCTGGCACGG TTGGATATGCAGCGTGGGGTTCACTGTCGCCTCATGGACAACTCCACCAGTGTGCGAGAGGCAGCCGTGGAGCTACTTGGCCGTTTTGTGCTAAGTCGACCGGAGCTCATTGAGCAGTACTATGACATGCTCATTGAAAGGATATTG GACACGGGTATAAGTGTTAGGAAGAGGGTCATTAAGATCTTGAGGGATATTTGCCTGGAGCTGCCGGACTTCCATAGGATCACCGAGATGTGTGTCAAGATGATCCGAAGGGTCAACGATGAAGAGGGGATCAAG AAACTGGTGAATGAGACATTCCAGAAAATCTGGTTCACTCCCACACCCAGTCATGACAAAAATGCCATGACCCGGAAGATTCTGAACATCACAGATGTG GTGTCAGCATGTAAAGATTCAGGCTATGACTGGTTTGAGCAGCTTCTCCAAAAT CTACTGAAGTCAGAAGAGCAAGCCTCCTACAAACCTGCCAAGAAGGCCTGTGTTCAGTTAGTGGACAATCTGGTGGAACACATACTGAAATACGAGGAGTCGATTGCag ACTGTGAGGACAAAGGGGTCAACTCAGGTCGTCTGGTAGCATGCAGCACCACTCTCTACCTGTTCAGCAAGATCAGAGCACAGTTAATGGTCAAACATGCCATGACTATGCAGCCCTACTTGACCACCAAGTGCAAC ACTCAGAATGACTTCATGGTCATATGTAACGTGGCAAAGATCTTGGAGCTGGTGATTCCTCTGATGGAGCAACCAAGTGAAACTTTCCTCACCACCCTAGAAGAAGACCTGATGAAGCTCATTATCAAATACGGCATGACG GTTGTTCAGCACTCTGTAAGCTGCCTTGGCGCTGTTGTCAACAAGGTCACACACAACTACAAGTTTGTCTGGGCTTGTTTCAATCGCTACTATG GAGCTCTGGCAAAACTGAAGACACAGCACCAGGAGGACCCCAACAGCTCCACTCTGGCTGCTAACAAACCTACTCTCCTGCGCTCACTGTTCACTGTGGGGGCTCTCTGTCGGCACTTCGATTTTGACCAAGAGGAGTTCAAGGGTGCTAACAAG ATCATCATCAAGGATAAAGTGCTGGAGCTTCTGTTGTACTTCACCACTCATGAAGATGAAGAGGTCCAGATCAAGGCCATCACGGGTCTAG GCTTCCAGTTCATCATGCATCCAGAGCTCATGTTTGTGCAGGATGTGAAGGTTCTGTACAACAATACCCTGTCAGATGAAAAGAGTTTGGTCACTCTGAAGATCCAGGTGCTAAAAAACCTGCAGACATACCTGCAAGATGAGGACTCTCGAATGCAGGAAGCCGATCGCGAAT GGAAGCAGCAATCCAAGCAGGAGGATCTGAAAGAAATGGGGGACATCTCCTCGGGCATGAGCAGCTCAATAATGCAGATTTACCTGAAGCAGGTTCTGGAGTCCTTCTTCCACTCACAGTCCACTGTTCGTCACTTTGCCCTGAGTGTCATCACACTGACTCTCAGCCAGGGCCTCGTCCACCCTGTTCAG TGTGTGCCCTACCTGATTGCAATGGGAACAGACCCTGAGCCAACCATGAAGAACAAGGCCGATCAACAGTTGGTGGATATCGACAAGAAATATTCAGGCTTCATCCAT ATGAAGGCCGTAGCAGGGTTGAAGATGTCTTATCAGGTGCAACAGGCCATAAATGGATCCAAAGGTGCAGTGATTCGAGGTTTTCGTCACGATGACTCAGAcacctctctctgctctcatctCTACACTCTGGTCCGAGGGAATCGACAATATAGACGAGCTTTCCTCATTTCCATGCTCAACTTGTTCGATGACAGCTCC AAAACAGAGGTGAACATGCTGTTGTTCGTAGCAGACAACTTGGCCTGCTTCCCCTACCAGACCCAGGACGAGCCTCTTTTCATCATGCACCATGTAGATATTACTCTGTCGGTCTCTGGTAGCAACCTGCTCCAGTCTTTCAAGGAG TCTCTACAGAAAGGGCCTGTacagaaggaaaagaagacgacgacaaagaagatgaagacaaaaaagaagaagaagaaaaagaagaagaagaagcctcAGAGAAGAAAACATGGCTCCGATGATGACGACAATGacgaagatgaagaagatgatgatgatgatgaagaagaggacgaTGAGCAGAGCAGTAGCACATCCAGCAGCagtgatgaggatgaggaggtggtTCATATGCAAAAGAAACCTGCGCACTCTGATTCTGACGCTGACATGGATGATGAGGATGCAGTGATGGACCGTCTGCCTGAAAACCCCAACCCGCTGCTGGACTTTGCCAGTGCTTCACAGGgcattctgctgctgctggtgctaaAACAACATCTGAAGAATCTGTACGGCTTCTCAGACAG CAAAATCCAGAAGTATTCCCCGACGGAGGCTGCCAAAATTTACGACAAGGCAGTGAACAGGAAATCCAAGGTGCACTTCAACCCTCGTCAGACACTGGATTACCTAAAGAGGAACCTTGCCAGCACAGATCTCAGCGACGAGACCAAGAGGAATATTGTGAAACAATATTTGGAT tTCAAGGTACTGATGGAGCACTTGGATCGTGACGAGGAGGACCAAGAGGGGGAAGCAAGTGCCAATGCCAGAAACAAAGCCATTACTTCACTGCTGAAGGTCCCAAAATCTTCTTCGAACCAGAACCACAGTAAAACCGAACCTGCTCCAGCTCCAGTGGAGAcggatgaggaggagagtgaggaagaaAATCCGCCTGTG ccacagcagaaacagaagaaagcCAAGGAGTCTGCAGAGGATACAGGTAACATGAATGAGAGAGTGAAGGCCATGGACATCATTGCCATCTGCTGTCCCAAATACAAAGACAGACCACAGATTGCCAGGGTCATCCAGAGGATCAAAACTGGCTACAGTATACACTGGATGACTGGATCTTACTCTTCGCCCTGGGCTGAGGTAAAGAAACGGGAAGGTCGCAAAAAGGTTCCTTGGGTTGACACTATCACGGAGTCAGACATCATTTACAAGAAAATATCTTTGACAAGTGGACAAAAGCTGACGAACAAAGTGGTACAGACGTTACGAGTGCTATACGCTGCCAAGGACGGGGACTAA